A genomic segment from Micromonospora echinaurantiaca encodes:
- a CDS encoding winged helix-turn-helix transcriptional regulator, with protein sequence MAGKIRLEDRECPLSATLGVVGEWWTLLILHDAFDGYTRFDQFQENLKISSSMLTSRLRTLTTNGLLERRRYQTHPDRYEYVLTELGRSLRPVIVTLAAWGNSRLRPEDRSMILIDRQTGAEVEPVVVDRATGRPLDPETFVFAAGPAASEAMRDRYAAVAPASRRSAAGRGTSA encoded by the coding sequence ATGGCAGGGAAGATTCGACTCGAGGACCGGGAGTGTCCGCTCTCAGCGACGCTCGGCGTGGTCGGCGAGTGGTGGACCCTGCTGATCCTCCACGACGCGTTCGACGGCTACACCCGATTCGACCAGTTCCAGGAGAACCTCAAGATCTCCTCCAGCATGCTGACCAGCCGGCTGCGCACGCTCACCACCAACGGGCTGCTGGAACGCCGCCGCTACCAGACCCACCCGGACCGCTACGAGTACGTCCTCACCGAGCTGGGCCGCAGCCTGCGGCCGGTGATCGTGACCCTCGCCGCCTGGGGCAACTCCCGGCTGCGGCCCGAGGACCGCAGCATGATCCTGATCGACCGCCAGACCGGCGCCGAGGTCGAGCCGGTCGTCGTGGACCGGGCCACCGGCCGCCCGCTGGACCCGGAGACCTTCGTCTTCGCCGCCGGCCCGGCCGCCAGCGAGGCCATGCGCGACCGGTACGCCGCGGTCGCGCCGGCGAGTCGCCGTTCCGCCGCCGGACGCGGCACCTCGGCCTAG
- a CDS encoding endo-1,4-beta-xylanase translates to MIDSCQRNNRPRSTARRRTALALAAVGLLAAAGAVVLPVAASAGTTLGASAAERGRYFGAAVAANKLSDSAYTTILNREFNSVTPENEMKIDATEPQQGQFTFTNADRIVSHARSRGMSVRGHTLAWHSQQPGWMQNMSGSALRQAMLNHVTQVATHFRGQVVAWDVVNEAFADGGSGARRDSNLQRTGNDWIEAAFRAARAADPGAKLCYNDYNTDDWTHAKTQAVYNLVRDFKQRGVPIDCVGLQSHFNSGSPYPGNYRTTLSSFAALGVDVQITELDIQNAPADTYRNVVNDCLAVARCTGITVWGIRDSDSWRAEQNPLLFTSSGAKKPAYDAVLAALNGGTTPPTTPPTTPPTTGPTTPPPGGGSCTATLRDGTRWGDRFNSEVTVTGASNWTVVVAVTPPQKVSATWNGTPSWDSSGNVMTMRSNGSGNVFGFTTMANGNWTRPQVRSCTAS, encoded by the coding sequence ATGATCGACAGCTGCCAGCGGAACAACCGTCCGAGATCGACAGCACGACGGCGGACGGCCCTCGCCCTCGCCGCCGTGGGCCTGCTCGCCGCGGCCGGTGCCGTGGTGCTGCCCGTCGCGGCCAGCGCCGGCACCACCCTGGGCGCCTCCGCGGCGGAGCGGGGCCGGTACTTCGGCGCCGCCGTGGCCGCCAACAAGCTCAGCGACAGCGCGTACACCACGATCCTGAACCGCGAGTTCAACTCGGTGACGCCCGAGAACGAGATGAAGATCGACGCCACCGAGCCGCAGCAGGGGCAGTTCACCTTCACCAACGCGGACCGGATCGTCAGCCACGCCCGCAGCCGCGGGATGAGCGTGCGCGGCCACACCCTGGCCTGGCACTCCCAGCAGCCCGGCTGGATGCAGAACATGAGCGGCAGCGCGCTGCGCCAGGCGATGCTCAACCACGTCACCCAGGTGGCCACCCACTTCCGGGGCCAGGTCGTGGCGTGGGACGTGGTGAACGAGGCGTTCGCCGACGGCGGCAGCGGCGCCCGGCGCGACTCCAACCTGCAACGCACCGGCAACGACTGGATCGAGGCCGCGTTCCGGGCCGCCCGGGCCGCGGACCCGGGCGCGAAGCTCTGCTACAACGACTACAACACCGACGACTGGACGCACGCCAAGACCCAGGCCGTCTACAACCTGGTCCGCGACTTCAAGCAGCGGGGCGTGCCGATCGACTGCGTCGGCCTCCAGTCGCACTTCAACAGCGGCTCGCCGTACCCGGGCAACTACCGCACCACGTTGTCCAGCTTCGCCGCGCTCGGGGTCGACGTGCAGATCACCGAGCTCGACATCCAGAACGCGCCGGCCGACACGTACCGCAACGTGGTCAACGACTGCCTCGCCGTCGCCCGCTGCACCGGCATCACCGTCTGGGGCATCCGGGACAGCGACTCCTGGCGGGCCGAGCAGAACCCGCTGCTGTTCACCAGCAGCGGCGCCAAGAAGCCGGCGTACGACGCGGTCCTCGCCGCCCTCAACGGCGGCACCACCCCGCCGACCACTCCCCCGACCACCCCGCCGACCACCGGGCCGACCACCCCGCCGCCCGGCGGTGGCAGCTGCACCGCGACCCTGCGCGACGGCACCCGCTGGGGCGACCGGTTCAACAGCGAGGTCACCGTCACCGGGGCCAGCAACTGGACGGTGGTCGTCGCGGTGACCCCGCCACAGAAGGTCTCGGCGACCTGGAACGGCACCCCGAGCTGGGACAGCAGCGGCAATGTGATGACCATGCGGTCGAACGGCAGCGGCAACGTCTTCGGCTTCACCACCATGGCCAACGGCAACTGGACCCGACCCCAGGTCCGGTCCTGCACCGCCTCCTGA
- a CDS encoding WYL domain-containing protein — MRCGDPPSRWTSRRVRARTPSLGLEVDRRGRLFVAGGTAGDARVVDTRTGEVLARYQFATVRATVTVHQPAAVVAERLWPGMGAVEPVDAGSCLVHLGAETAADLAWMVAVIGVDFTVTEPPELVEAVRALGERCRRALAPPADRSG, encoded by the coding sequence GTGAGGTGCGGCGACCCGCCATCGAGGTGGACGAGCCGGCGGGTCCGGGCCCGCACCCCGTCCCTCGGCCTCGAGGTCGACCGGCGCGGGCGGCTGTTCGTCGCGGGCGGCACGGCCGGCGACGCCCGGGTCGTCGACACCCGCACCGGCGAGGTGCTGGCCCGCTACCAGTTCGCCACCGTGCGGGCCACGGTCACCGTGCACCAGCCGGCCGCCGTGGTCGCCGAGCGGCTCTGGCCCGGCATGGGCGCCGTCGAGCCGGTCGACGCGGGCAGCTGCCTGGTCCACCTCGGCGCCGAGACGGCCGCCGACCTGGCCTGGATGGTGGCGGTGATCGGCGTCGACTTCACCGTCACCGAGCCGCCGGAACTCGTCGAGGCGGTACGCGCCCTCGGCGAGCGCTGCCGCCGGGCGCTGGCACCACCGGCCGACCGGTCGGGCTGA
- a CDS encoding pectate lyase family protein yields the protein MTTHPRGGRRRTGGRALALGLVLATTAAGLTGTAATAGPPRHGTPDFGPNVTIFDPSMPVTEIQATLDAAHARQVDAEMGTARHAYLFKPGSYGTAEQPLQVKVGYYTEVAGLGAAPTDVDVNGKIEVYNRCLADGGAGNCIALVNFWRTLSNLSIDIDAAGQDGCRSSANFWAVSQAVSMRRLDIAGGNLSLMDYCTAGPQYASGGFIADSRLPATTNGSQQQWLTRNSEIAGWSNAVWNQVFAGVVGAPDDAGFPDPPYTTLDTTPLSREKPYLFVDAKGRYQVRVPAVRRDSRGITWADGLTPGRTIPIGDFFIAKPSDSVRVINSQLARGKHLLLTPGVYDIARSIQVNRPNTVVLGLGHATLTAVGGSVPLDVAGVPGVVIAGVTIDAGPTESPVLLRVGDRHGRNRSTPWNPTTLSDVYFRVGGPHIGRTNIALEVNSDHVLIDHTWVWRGDHGVEGFTEGVNGDTERWRTNTGRYGAVINGDHVTATGLFVEHFQRYNTVWNGEHGTTILYQNELPYDPPTQADWMNGEVEGWAGYKVGDRVKHHTLYGGGVYVFNQNNPSIHTENGFEVPVTPGVRLHHVMTVNLSAGTIDHVVNGVGEAADMTRVGAPVYVTQYPAP from the coding sequence ATGACGACGCATCCCCGCGGCGGGCGGCGGCGGACCGGCGGCCGGGCGCTCGCGCTCGGACTCGTGCTGGCCACCACCGCCGCCGGCCTGACCGGCACCGCCGCCACCGCCGGTCCACCCCGGCACGGCACGCCGGACTTCGGGCCCAACGTCACGATCTTCGACCCGAGCATGCCGGTCACCGAGATCCAGGCGACGCTGGACGCGGCGCACGCCCGCCAGGTCGACGCCGAGATGGGCACCGCCCGGCACGCCTACCTGTTCAAGCCGGGCAGCTACGGCACCGCGGAGCAGCCGTTGCAGGTCAAGGTCGGCTACTACACCGAGGTCGCCGGGCTGGGCGCCGCCCCGACCGACGTCGACGTCAACGGCAAGATCGAGGTCTACAACCGCTGCCTGGCCGACGGTGGCGCCGGCAACTGCATCGCGCTGGTCAACTTCTGGCGCACGCTGTCCAACCTGTCGATCGACATCGACGCCGCCGGCCAGGACGGCTGCCGGTCGTCGGCGAACTTCTGGGCCGTCTCCCAGGCGGTGTCGATGCGCCGGCTGGACATCGCCGGCGGCAACCTGTCGCTGATGGACTACTGCACCGCCGGCCCGCAGTACGCCAGCGGCGGCTTCATCGCCGACTCCCGGCTGCCCGCCACCACCAACGGCTCCCAGCAGCAGTGGCTGACCCGCAACAGCGAGATCGCCGGCTGGTCCAACGCGGTGTGGAACCAGGTCTTCGCCGGCGTGGTGGGCGCACCGGACGACGCCGGCTTCCCCGACCCGCCGTACACCACGCTGGACACCACCCCGCTCAGCCGGGAGAAGCCCTACCTGTTCGTCGACGCCAAGGGCCGCTACCAGGTCCGGGTGCCCGCGGTGCGGCGCGACAGCCGCGGCATCACCTGGGCCGACGGCCTGACGCCCGGCCGGACCATCCCGATCGGCGACTTCTTCATCGCCAAGCCGTCCGATTCGGTCCGGGTCATCAACAGCCAGCTCGCCCGCGGCAAGCACCTGCTGCTCACCCCCGGCGTGTACGACATCGCCCGCAGCATCCAGGTCAACCGGCCGAACACGGTGGTCCTCGGCCTGGGGCACGCCACCCTCACCGCCGTTGGCGGCTCCGTTCCGCTGGACGTGGCGGGCGTTCCGGGCGTGGTGATCGCCGGCGTCACGATCGACGCCGGCCCGACCGAGTCGCCGGTGCTGCTCCGGGTGGGTGACCGGCACGGCCGCAACCGCAGCACCCCGTGGAATCCGACGACCCTGTCCGACGTCTACTTCCGGGTGGGCGGGCCGCACATCGGCCGGACGAACATCGCCCTCGAGGTCAACAGCGACCACGTCCTCATCGACCACACCTGGGTGTGGCGCGGCGACCACGGCGTCGAGGGCTTCACCGAGGGCGTCAACGGCGACACCGAGCGGTGGCGGACCAACACCGGCCGGTACGGCGCGGTCATCAACGGCGACCACGTGACCGCGACCGGGCTCTTCGTCGAGCACTTCCAGCGCTACAACACGGTCTGGAACGGCGAGCACGGCACCACGATCCTCTACCAGAACGAGCTGCCGTACGACCCGCCGACGCAGGCCGACTGGATGAACGGCGAGGTCGAGGGCTGGGCCGGGTACAAGGTCGGCGACCGGGTAAAGCACCACACCTTGTACGGCGGCGGCGTCTACGTGTTCAACCAGAACAACCCGTCGATCCACACCGAGAACGGCTTCGAGGTGCCGGTGACCCCGGGCGTACGGCTGCACCATGTGATGACGGTCAACCTCAGCGCCGGCACGATCGACCACGTGGTCAACGGCGTGGGCGAGGCGGCCGACATGACCCGGGTCGGCGCGCCGGTCTATGTCACGCAGTACCCCGCCCCGTAA
- the abc-f gene encoding ribosomal protection-like ABC-F family protein, translated as MSDAFIVCSNLSFSWPDDTPVFQDLSFSVGAGRTGLVAPNGAGKTTLLRLIAGELRPTGGTVTVNGVLGYLPQNLSLVGDLTVAEVLGIDPVLRALTAIESGDASEEHFTTIGNDWDIEERTRAELDRLGLTEVTLTQRLRTLSGGQVVSLGLAAQLVKRPDVLLLDEPTNNLDVDARHRLYGVLENWTGCLLLVSHDRALLDRVERILELDRGEVRSYGGNYTAYAEAVRAAREVAEKNLRNAAQEVKREKREMQQARERAERRASNASRNLKNAGLPKIFAGTMKRGAQESAGRARETHAARVSEAKARLDEAGRAVREEEKITLELPGTNVPAGRTVFLGERLQVRYGDRALFAGDGLDLTIRGPERIALTGPNGAGKSSLLRLLNGDLTPGSGVARRAEGRVAYLSQRLDLLNLDRTVAENLAAFAPDLPEAQRMNLLARFLFRGARPHLPVGVLSGGERLRATLACVLFAEPAPQLLLLDEPTNNLDLVSVGQLESALNAYQGAFVVVSHDERFLENIRVQRWLRLAAGRLLETAAPDGGTM; from the coding sequence ATGTCCGATGCGTTCATCGTCTGCTCGAACCTGTCCTTCTCCTGGCCGGACGACACCCCCGTCTTCCAGGACCTGTCCTTCTCCGTCGGCGCCGGCCGCACCGGCCTGGTCGCGCCGAACGGCGCCGGCAAGACCACCCTGCTCAGGCTGATCGCCGGCGAGCTGCGCCCGACCGGCGGCACGGTGACCGTCAACGGGGTGCTTGGCTACCTTCCGCAGAACCTGTCCCTCGTCGGTGACCTGACGGTGGCCGAGGTCCTCGGGATCGACCCGGTGCTCCGGGCGCTGACCGCCATCGAGTCCGGCGACGCCAGCGAGGAGCACTTCACCACCATCGGCAACGACTGGGACATCGAGGAGCGCACCCGCGCCGAGCTGGACCGGCTCGGCCTCACCGAGGTCACGCTCACCCAACGGCTGCGGACCCTCAGCGGCGGCCAGGTGGTCTCCCTCGGCCTGGCCGCGCAGCTGGTGAAGCGACCGGACGTGCTGCTGCTCGACGAACCGACCAACAACCTGGACGTCGACGCCCGGCACCGGCTCTACGGGGTGCTGGAGAACTGGACCGGCTGCCTGCTGCTGGTCAGCCACGACCGGGCGCTGCTCGACCGGGTGGAGCGGATCCTCGAACTCGACCGGGGCGAGGTCCGCTCCTACGGCGGCAACTACACCGCGTACGCCGAGGCGGTGCGGGCCGCGCGGGAGGTGGCCGAGAAGAACCTCCGCAACGCCGCGCAGGAGGTCAAGCGGGAGAAGCGGGAGATGCAGCAGGCCCGCGAGCGGGCCGAGCGCCGGGCCAGCAACGCGTCCCGGAACCTGAAGAACGCCGGGCTGCCGAAGATCTTCGCCGGCACGATGAAGCGCGGCGCCCAGGAGTCGGCGGGCCGGGCGCGCGAGACGCACGCCGCCCGGGTCAGCGAGGCCAAGGCCCGCCTCGACGAGGCCGGCCGCGCCGTTCGCGAGGAGGAGAAGATCACGCTGGAGCTGCCCGGGACCAACGTCCCGGCCGGCCGTACGGTCTTCCTCGGCGAGCGGTTGCAGGTGCGCTACGGCGACCGTGCGCTCTTCGCCGGCGACGGGCTCGACCTGACCATCCGCGGGCCCGAGCGGATCGCCCTGACCGGGCCGAACGGCGCCGGCAAGTCCAGCCTGCTGCGCCTGCTCAACGGTGACCTGACGCCGGGTAGCGGGGTGGCTCGCCGGGCCGAGGGGCGGGTCGCCTACCTGTCCCAGCGCCTGGACCTGCTGAATCTCGACCGTACGGTGGCCGAGAACCTGGCCGCGTTCGCGCCGGACCTGCCCGAGGCGCAGCGGATGAACCTGCTGGCCCGCTTCCTGTTCCGGGGCGCCCGCCCGCACCTTCCGGTCGGCGTGCTCTCCGGCGGGGAGCGGCTGCGGGCCACGCTGGCCTGCGTCCTGTTCGCCGAACCAGCGCCGCAACTGCTGCTGCTCGACGAGCCGACGAACAACCTGGACCTGGTCAGCGTGGGCCAGTTGGAGAGCGCGCTCAACGCGTACCAGGGCGCGTTCGTGGTGGTCAGCCACGACGAGCGGTTCCTGGAGAACATCCGGGTGCAGCGCTGGCTGCGGCTCGCCGCGGGCCGGCTGCTGGAGACCGCGGCGCCCGACGGCGGAACTATGTGA
- a CDS encoding molybdenum cofactor biosysynthesis protein yields MPQIVQLLASPVHRYLGRPADGPAPAPPGELVDQVQLRAGLGIVGDRYFGKPAHREASVTVIAQESLPPGVDLVQVRRNVLTTGIAVDELIGAVLTLDSGAGPVRLRVNRPANPCAWMEVAIGPGAWKALRRRGGIRCTPLDDGTLRVGPVEVTISR; encoded by the coding sequence GTGCCGCAGATCGTGCAGTTGCTGGCCTCGCCCGTGCACCGCTACCTGGGCCGGCCCGCCGACGGTCCGGCACCGGCGCCACCCGGCGAACTGGTCGACCAGGTCCAGCTCCGGGCGGGCCTCGGCATCGTCGGCGACCGGTACTTCGGCAAGCCGGCTCACCGCGAGGCGAGCGTCACGGTGATCGCGCAGGAGTCGTTGCCACCCGGGGTCGACCTGGTGCAGGTGCGGCGCAACGTGCTCACCACCGGGATCGCCGTGGACGAGCTGATCGGCGCGGTGCTCACCCTGGACTCCGGCGCGGGCCCGGTCCGGCTGCGGGTCAACCGCCCGGCGAACCCGTGCGCCTGGATGGAGGTCGCCATCGGCCCCGGCGCGTGGAAGGCGCTGCGCCGCCGGGGCGGCATCCGTTGCACCCCACTGGACGACGGGACCCTGCGCGTCGGCCCGGTCGAGGTGACGATCAGCCGCTGA
- a CDS encoding SRPBCC family protein, with the protein MGHAFELTKDIELAATPEQVWEAIATGPGIDSWFMGRSEVNPGEGSRTRHDMAGFVSEATVTGWEPGKRFAYRGDAGPDGTFMAIEYLIEGREQGSTTLRLVQSGVLGDNWETEYEAMKVGWDMYLGTLAAYVAHFAGRTGAPVTAFRPQAGTPDEVWAAVARALGITGPVTEGAPVRFTVDGLPPVEGVVDLAGLPTYLGVRTDDALYRFLHSGTDRGNALVLGHHLFGRQQDPERTGPAWQNWVAALPIG; encoded by the coding sequence ATGGGACACGCATTCGAGCTGACGAAGGACATCGAGCTGGCCGCCACGCCCGAGCAGGTGTGGGAGGCGATCGCCACCGGGCCGGGGATCGACTCCTGGTTCATGGGCCGCAGCGAGGTGAACCCGGGCGAGGGCAGCCGCACCCGCCACGACATGGCCGGCTTCGTCAGCGAGGCGACGGTCACCGGCTGGGAGCCCGGCAAGCGGTTCGCGTACCGCGGCGACGCCGGCCCGGACGGCACCTTCATGGCCATCGAATACCTCATCGAGGGCCGGGAGCAGGGCAGCACCACGCTGCGGCTGGTGCAGAGCGGCGTCCTCGGCGACAACTGGGAGACCGAGTACGAGGCGATGAAGGTTGGCTGGGACATGTACCTCGGCACCCTGGCCGCGTACGTCGCCCACTTCGCCGGCCGCACCGGTGCCCCGGTCACCGCCTTCCGGCCCCAGGCCGGCACCCCGGACGAGGTCTGGGCGGCGGTCGCCCGCGCCCTCGGCATCACCGGCCCGGTCACCGAGGGGGCGCCGGTCCGGTTCACCGTCGACGGACTGCCGCCGGTCGAGGGGGTGGTCGACCTTGCCGGGCTGCCCACCTACCTCGGCGTCCGCACCGATGACGCGCTCTACCGGTTCCTGCACTCCGGCACCGACCGCGGCAACGCGCTGGTGCTCGGCCACCACCTGTTCGGCCGGCAGCAGGACCCGGAGCGCACCGGCCCGGCCTGGCAGAACTGGGTCGCCGCCCTCCCGATCGGCTGA
- the rpsD gene encoding 30S ribosomal protein S4, protein MLRSKVNVAPTDDVPLKPAWGYRLRRQRHPIGRRGGPRRAPRGYRLPDAERHRLRAAYDLRERQLVRALVMAAGQPGDAAENLAGQLEQRLDALVHRAGFARSVSEARHLVTNNTFTLDGGKVNQPSYLVRPGQIIQVRPEKQCPTPSGVAGGGLPTTETPPYLEVRPAEFTATLTREPRREEVPDLRDVPLTVRPG, encoded by the coding sequence ATGCTGCGCTCCAAGGTCAACGTCGCGCCCACCGACGACGTACCGCTCAAGCCGGCGTGGGGTTACCGGCTGCGCCGGCAGCGGCACCCGATCGGGCGCCGGGGTGGGCCGCGGCGCGCCCCACGCGGCTACCGGCTGCCCGACGCCGAGCGGCACCGCCTCCGGGCCGCGTACGACCTGCGCGAGCGGCAGTTGGTCCGGGCCCTGGTGATGGCCGCCGGGCAGCCCGGCGACGCGGCGGAGAACCTGGCCGGGCAGTTGGAGCAGCGGCTGGACGCGCTGGTGCACCGGGCCGGCTTCGCCCGCAGCGTGAGCGAGGCCCGCCACCTGGTCACGAACAACACGTTCACCCTCGACGGCGGCAAGGTCAACCAGCCGTCCTACCTGGTCCGGCCGGGGCAGATCATCCAGGTGCGGCCGGAGAAGCAGTGCCCCACCCCGAGCGGGGTGGCCGGCGGCGGCTTGCCCACCACCGAGACCCCGCCCTACCTGGAGGTACGGCCGGCGGAGTTCACCGCCACGCTGACCCGGGAGCCGCGCCGGGAGGAGGTGCCGGACCTGCGGGACGTCCCGCTCACCGTCCGACCCGGCTAG
- a CDS encoding nuclear transport factor 2 family protein — protein sequence MTGAPEIIRRYFELAGQPDREAYFALFADDAVVQDEGREHRGIEAIRAWRRETPLVSYDITDVADTAEGTVVTATITGDFPGSPFAGLRFRFEEYDEAHIRRLRIAP from the coding sequence GTGACGGGAGCACCCGAGATCATCCGCCGGTACTTCGAGCTGGCCGGCCAGCCGGACCGGGAGGCCTACTTCGCGCTCTTCGCCGACGACGCGGTGGTGCAGGACGAGGGCCGGGAACACCGGGGCATCGAGGCCATCCGCGCGTGGCGGCGGGAGACGCCGCTGGTGTCGTACGACATCACGGACGTCGCCGACACGGCCGAGGGCACGGTGGTGACCGCCACCATCACCGGTGACTTCCCCGGCAGCCCGTTCGCCGGGCTGCGGTTCCGCTTCGAGGAGTACGACGAGGCGCACATCCGTCGGCTGCGCATCGCCCCCTGA
- a CDS encoding GGDEF domain-containing protein encodes MNERRRRILLGAALHVVSHAVAVIYCLLTLDQPNRSLMLAAYLCGMASGLVGVWAARRVTTQVAGYRLSFTILLVTLLAAALGAHWDGGVTSPAALGFVTTTVFVANYTPHLRLMIALEVLVVGSYLAVAVTGGPAHSGHVFIYLAGMLVLASVCSTQARILARQRSQLRALAALDPLTGALNRRGLAEFASHLFHGGCRPGPSLLCLDLDDFKLVNDRLGHAAGDELLRRTVSAARDVLRVEDAIARVGGDEFVVVLVDADASTARAIATRIGAAVGQHTSVSVGSATAPYDGDSLEALMLAADQRLYRVKQERHRVAARPPADGNGLLPRGAGAFGAP; translated from the coding sequence GTGAACGAGCGACGCCGCAGGATCCTCCTCGGCGCGGCGTTGCACGTCGTCTCGCACGCGGTGGCCGTCATCTACTGTCTGCTGACGCTCGACCAGCCCAACCGGTCCCTCATGCTCGCCGCCTACCTGTGCGGAATGGCGTCCGGGCTGGTGGGGGTGTGGGCGGCGCGGCGGGTGACGACGCAGGTGGCGGGATACCGTCTCTCGTTCACCATCCTGCTGGTCACACTCCTGGCGGCGGCGCTCGGCGCGCACTGGGACGGCGGCGTCACCTCGCCGGCCGCGCTGGGTTTCGTGACCACCACCGTGTTCGTCGCCAACTACACGCCGCACCTGCGGCTGATGATCGCGCTCGAGGTGCTCGTCGTCGGGTCCTACCTCGCCGTCGCCGTCACCGGCGGACCGGCGCACTCCGGTCACGTCTTCATCTATCTCGCGGGCATGCTGGTGCTGGCCTCGGTCTGCTCGACGCAGGCCCGGATCCTGGCGCGGCAGCGGTCCCAACTGCGGGCGCTCGCAGCGCTGGATCCGCTCACCGGCGCCCTGAACCGGCGCGGTCTGGCGGAGTTCGCCAGCCACCTCTTCCACGGCGGCTGCCGGCCCGGCCCGTCCCTGCTCTGCCTGGACCTGGACGACTTCAAGCTGGTCAACGACCGCCTCGGGCACGCCGCCGGCGACGAGTTGCTGCGGCGGACCGTGTCGGCGGCCCGGGACGTCCTGCGCGTCGAGGACGCCATCGCCCGGGTCGGCGGCGACGAGTTCGTCGTCGTGCTGGTCGACGCCGACGCATCCACCGCCCGGGCGATCGCCACCCGGATCGGCGCGGCGGTGGGCCAGCACACCAGCGTCAGCGTCGGCTCGGCCACCGCGCCGTACGACGGGGACTCCCTCGAAGCGCTGATGCTCGCCGCCGACCAGCGGCTCTACCGGGTGAAACAGGAACGCCACCGGGTCGCTGCCCGGCCGCCCGCGGACGGCAACGGCCTGCTGCCCCGGGGCGCGGGCGCCTTCGGCGCCCCGTGA
- a CDS encoding winged helix-turn-helix domain-containing protein — protein sequence MHDIAVIEDPAAAEASLDPMRARLLAELAEPASATMLAARVGLPRQKVNYHLRALEQHGLIELVEERRKGNVTERVMRATAASYVISPAALAAVRPKPSEQPDRLSARWLLAVAARLVQDVGALITGADRAKKRVATFAMDAEVRFASAGERAAFAEELASTLTDLVSRYHDESAPGGRAHRVVLALHPSVTPAGGDETGNP from the coding sequence ATGCACGACATCGCAGTGATCGAGGACCCGGCGGCAGCCGAGGCGTCGCTGGACCCGATGCGGGCCCGGCTGCTGGCCGAGCTCGCCGAGCCGGCCTCGGCGACCATGCTCGCGGCGCGGGTCGGCCTTCCCCGGCAGAAGGTCAACTACCACCTTCGCGCGCTCGAGCAGCACGGCCTGATCGAGCTGGTCGAGGAGCGCCGCAAGGGCAACGTCACCGAACGGGTCATGCGGGCCACCGCGGCGTCGTACGTCATCTCGCCAGCCGCCCTCGCCGCCGTGCGGCCCAAGCCGTCCGAGCAGCCTGACCGGCTCTCGGCGCGGTGGCTGCTCGCCGTCGCCGCCCGGCTCGTGCAGGACGTCGGCGCCCTCATCACCGGCGCCGACCGGGCGAAGAAGCGGGTGGCGACCTTCGCGATGGACGCCGAGGTGCGGTTCGCCTCGGCGGGCGAGCGGGCCGCATTCGCCGAGGAACTGGCGTCCACGCTCACCGACCTGGTGAGCAGGTACCACGACGAGTCGGCCCCCGGCGGGCGTGCCCACCGGGTGGTGCTCGCCCTGCATCCCAGCGTCACCCCGGCCGGCGGCGACGAGACCGGGAACCCCTGA